The DNA region GTCACGTAACCCAGGTCTTCCAGGATCTGCGTGGCGAAGCGGCCGACCTCGATGTTGTCCTCGACCACGAGCACGCGCCGCCCTTCCCCCCAGGAGACCTCCCCAGCATCATCGGGCACCGGCCCGTCGACCGGGTCCACCTGCGGAAGGTAGAGGGTGAAGGTCGTGCCCCTTCCGACCGCGCTGTCCACATCGACGTCACCGCCGGACTGCTTGGCGAAACCGATGACCTGGGAAAGGCCGAGGCCCGTACCCTTGCCTACCTCCTTCGTGGTGAAGAACGGCTCGAAGATGCGGGCCAGCGTGTCGGGGGCAATGCCGCTGCCGGTGTCGGAGACGCTGACGGCCGCGAACGGGTTGCGGGACGGGCTGTGTCCGCGGATGGCCGGCATCGCCTGGTCACAGGCGAGGCGCAGGGTCAGCGTGCCCTCGCCCTCCATCGCGTCGCGGGCGTTGATAGCCATGTTGACGAGCGCCGTCTCGAACTGGCTGGCGTCGGCGCAGATGAAGCAAGGGTGCTCCGGCACATCGACCACGACCCGGATACGGGCGCCGGTGACGGTGTCGACCATCTCGGCCACGGCCTGGAGCCGTGCGCCGACATCGAAGGTCTCGGGCTTCAGTGCCTGCCGCCGGGCGAAGGCGAGGAGCTGGCCGGTGAGCTTGGCGGCCCGGTCCACCGTGTCGGAGACGGCGTCCATGTAGCGGGCGCGCCGCTCCTCCGGCAGGTTCGGCCGACGCAGGAAGTCCACCGACGAGCGGATGATGGTCAGCAGGTTATTGAAGTCGTGGGCCACGCCTCCGGTGAGCTGCCCGACCGCCTCCATCTTCTGCGACTGCCGCAGCGCCTCCTCGGCCTCGGCGAGGCTGACCGCGTGGGCCCGCTTGTCGGTCACGTCGCGCGCGACGCAGTACAGGCGCCCGTCGGCGGGGACCGCGGTCCACGACAACGTCCGGTAGTTGTCGTCACGGGTGCGGAAGCGGTTCTCGAAGGCCAGCGTAGTCGCGCCTTCGGCGAGCCGCCGCACCTCCTCGCGGGTCTTCTCGCGGTCCTCGGGGTGCTCCAACCACTCAGAGGTACGCCCGACGATGTCATGCGGCTGCCAGCCCAGGATCTGGGTCCAGGCCGGATTGACCGCAAGCCAGACGCCGGCGGCATCGGCCACGCCGAGCATGTCGAGGCTGACATGCCAGATCCGGTCGCGCTCGGCCGTGCGGGCGGCAACCTCCCGCTCCAGGTCCTCGTTGACCCGACGCAGGGCTTCGGCCGCCTCGCGCCGCACGCGGGCAAGCTGCAGGTTCGCGCCGACGCGCGCGATCAGCTCCCGGGCCGAGAACGGCTTCGTCAGGTAGTCGTCGGCGCCGGCATCGAGGCCCTCGGCCTTGGCCTCGTCGCCGGCCCTCGCCGAGAGCATGATGACGGGCAGATCGCTCATGGCTGGGTCGGCTCGCACGGCGGCAAGCAGGCCGAAACCGTCGAGGCGGGGCATCATCACGTCGGTGAGCAGGAGGTCTGGCCGGCGGTCACCGACGGCGGTGAGCGCCGCCTGGCCATCCGGCACGGCCTCGACGTCGTAGCCCTGTGCCATGAGCAGGCGGGAGACGTGCTCGCGCATGTCGGCGTTGTCGTCAGCCAGCAGGACGCGGCCCGTGGAAGAGGGGCCATGGCTGACCGGCTCGGTGTCAAGGATCAGGTCCTCCGCCCCGGCACCACCGTCGATCCAGCGCTTTGCCTCGGCCACGAATGCCTCGACCCGTGCTGCGGTCAGGCTCGGCGTGAAGCCTTCCAGCGCGGGGCCGACCCCGTCCTGCGCGAGGGGTAGCGAGACCCGGAACGTACTGCCCTGGCCCGGCTCGCTCTCGACGTGGATGGATCCGCGGTGGAGGCGGACCATCTCCTGCACCAGGGCGAGGCCGATGCCGGTTCCCTCGAAGGTTCGCCCCTGCGCCCCCTCCACCCGGTGGAACCGGTCGAACAGTCGCGGAAGCTCTTCGGCAGGAATGCCTGTACCGGTGTCCGAGACGGTGAGCACGGCACACTCGCCGTCCCGCCGCATCCGCACGGTGATCCCACCCGCCAGCGTGAATTTGAAGGCGTTGGAGAGGAGGTTGAGCGCCACCTTCTCCCACATCTCGGGGTCAAGCGGCACGAGGGTGTCGAGGGGCGGGCAATCGACCGTCAGCGTCAGTCCCGCCTGCTCGCAGAGCGACCGGAAGTTGCCGGCGAGCTCGGCGGTAAACCGGGGCAGGTCGGTGAGCCTGTATGCGGCGCGAGCGCGACCAGCCTCGACACGGGAGAAGTCGAGCAGCCCATTGACGAGGCGCAGCAGCCTGAGGCCGTTACGGTGGGCGACGGTCGCCAGCGCCCGGTTGTCGGGCAACACGCCGCCCGGCGGCTTGGCGAGGATCTCCTCCAATGGGCTGAGCATTAGCGTCAGCGGCGTGCGGAATTCGTGGCTGACGTTGGAGAAGAAGGCGGTTTTGGCCCGATCGATCTCGGCCAAGCGCTCCGCGCGGGCCCGCTCCTCCTGGTAGGCGAGCGCGTTCGTGACGGCAGCGCTGAGGTTGGAGGCGACCTGCTCGCAGAAGACCTGGTAGCGCTCGTCGAATCGCAGGCGCGAGCTGATGCCAATGACCGCGATCCCGCTGGTGCGGCCGCCCGTTCCGGCCGTGACCGGCATGACCCGCACCTGGGTGACCGGCTCCGGCCACGGCCCGCCCGGCAGACCGGGCATCCGCGCGTCGAGCCCTTCTAGCAGCAGAGGCGTCCCGGCGGCGGCCACCTTGCGCAGGGACCAGGGGTCGCCGTCCGCCTCACCCGCCGGGGCGAGGTGTGTCATCGCGTCCGGTACGCCAACTTGGCCCGTTAGGGTCAGGCCCTCGCCGTCAGCATCGAAGGTGTAGAGCAACGCGAAGGGCACGTCGTGTGGGTCGCCTGCGAGCACCTCGGCGGCGGCGGCGTAGGCCTCCTCGGTCGACTTCGCCTCGATGGACCGGGCAGCGAGGTCGCGCAGCAGCCGCGAGCGCCGGTCCGAAAGCACCCTGGGCGTGGTCTCGGCGACCGCGGTGAAGATTCCTTCCACGCGGCCCTGCTCGCCGCGGATCGGGCTGTACGAGTAGTAGAAGTAGCACTCCTCGACGTAGCCGAAGCGGTTCAGCGGCAGGAGCTGGTCGTCGGACCAGGTCGCCTCGCCCGTCTCGAAGACCGTGTCGAACATCGGGCCGATGATGTCCCAGATCTCGGCCCAGACCTCCGTGCCCGCGCGCCCGAACGACCAGGGATGCTTGTCGCCGACGACCGGCCGCCACGCATCGTTGTAGATCAGCGCCCGCTCGGGCCCGTAGTAGAGGACGACGGGGAAACGGGTGGTCAGGCAGATGCTGACCGCCGATCGCAGGGCCTGGGACCAGTCCGAGACCGGGCCGAACGAAGTCTGCGACCAGTCCATCGAGCGCATGAGCGCGCCCATCTCACCGCCACCGGCCATGAAACCGGTGTCGACAGGTGCCTCAGCCGCGTCAAACTGGATGCCGGCCTGCCGAAGCAGCTCCCGGAGGCGGGCATTCTCAACCAGGATCTTCTGGTCGGCGCCTTCCGCGCGCATGAAAGGAAGCACGTTATCGGACACGGATCCCGGTCAAATCCATTGGTCGGCAATGATGCCGATATCGGTCCGGATATGAACGAAACCAAGGCCGTGTCCGCGGCATCAGCCTTCATATGCCGGCGTACCAGGCGTAGCCCTGGTCCTCCCAGTATCCCCCCTTGCCCTCGCCGATGTCGGCAAAGCTCTCCACCACCTCGACGCGCATCACGTACTTGGCCTGCTTGTAGCCGAGGTTGCGTTCGAGGCGCAGCCGCAGGGGTGCGCCGTTCGCCACGGGCAGGAATTTTCCGTTCAACTCGTAGGCGAGGACGGTCTGGGGATGGAAGGCGTCCACGAGGTCGATGCTCTCGTAGTAGCGAACGGGCGCGTCGTCGCCGGTGGAGCTTCCCTCGGCGGCTTGCTGGCCCCCGGAATCCCGCTTGTTCTCACCCCCGCCCGATTGCTTCGTCATCGCGGGGTTGGCGTTGCCGCCGGACGAGGCGTCTTCCGTCCCGTCCCCTTCGGCGCCATCGTCCGCGCCCAGGTCCATCGTGTCGGCGCAACGGAACACGACGTAGCGCGCTTGCGGTTTCAGCCGTGCCCGGTCCAGGATCTCGGACAGGGGCACGCCAGTCCACTTGCCGATGCAGCTCCACCCCTCGACGCAGTCATGCCGGGTGATCTGCGTGCGGGAAGGGAGCTTGCGCAGCTCGGCCAGGGATAGCTTCAGTGGGTTCTCGACGAGGCCGCCCACCTCCAACCGGTAGTCCGCGAACTTGTGCCGCGCCAGCGCCTTGTAGGCCTTGTCAGGCGGGTCCTCGGTGCCGTTCGGCTTGAACCAGGGCGAGATGTCCGCCTCGGCGTACTCGGGCGCGAGCGTCCGCTCCGTAAGGAGCAGCCGCTGCACGAACAGGTTGGCATCCTCGCCGGCTTTGAGCGTGCGACGGAACCAGTCGGCCTCGCCGAGGCGGTCGCAGCCACCGAGCATCGCGGTGCCGGTCGCAGCAGTTGCGCCGAGCAGGAGGGAACGTCGGCTGGGCTGACGGGTCATGCCCGGTCTCCCGCGCGGTCCGCCGTTGCGGGCTCCACCTTGCGCTCGATCACGAACCAGCCCGTGAGCATGCCGCGCATGTTGTTCCAGAACCCCGAGAGCACGACGAGGGCGACGTGGACGAGGACGAACAGGACCAGCAGGGCCGCCACCACGAAATGGACCGTGCGGGCCGACTGCCGCCCGTCGAACAGCGTCAGCAGGAACGGGAAGGCCGCGTCCATCGCCGGCGACATCGCGAGGCCGGCCAGCACCTGCACCGGCAGCAGCACGAACAGGACGACGGCGTAGGTGAGTTTCTGGATGACGTTGTAACGCTTGGCCTCGTCGCCCTGCGGGAAGCGCAGCGTCAGGTGCTCCCAAACCGAGGCGCCGAGATGCCGGACCTGGTCGCGCTGCGGGACGACGCGGAAGCGCAACTGGCCGCTGAGCAGGCCGTAGAGCAGGTACAGGGCGCCGTTCAGGACGAAGGCCCAGGCGAAGAAAAAGTGCCAACTGCGGCCGCCGGTGAGGTCCTGGTCGCCCGGCAGCGTCAGCCAGGACGGGAAGCCGCGATCGGCCGCCTCGCCGTCCGCACCGGTCGATGAGCCGAGATAGCCGGTGGTGTCGAACGTGCGGCCCAGGACCGTCGTGACGCCCTTGGGCAGGTCGTCATCGGTCTGGGACATCGCCATGAGCGGCGTGTCGAAAGTCGAGACCTTGCCCCAGTACAGCGCCGGGTGGGCGTTAAAGATCTGCAGGCCGCTCGTCAGCAGGACGAACAGGCAGAGCGCGTTGACCCAGTGGGTGATTCGGATGACGGCGGGGTGCCGGAACATCCAGCGTCGATGCTCCACCTCGCCCGTGTCTGGGGCGGAGCGCGTCAGGTAGGTGCGGGGCACGAGGGTGACATATCCTAGGAACCGCGGGGCGCGGCAGCCAACCCGAAGGTCAGGCCGCCGCGTTCGTGATGGCCGCTTACATGCGGTTCATCATCATCTTCCGCTTCATCATCCGGCGCTTCATCATCTTCTTATGCATCATGCGCTTCTTCATCATCATGCGCTCGCTGCTGCTCATCCGAACCTGGGTGACGCCCGCCGGGGCGGCCTGAAGGCCGTTCGGGCCCATCGGGGCGGCCGAGGCGGCACTGGTTCCGAGCGCGAGGCCACCGAGGACCGAGGCCGCGAGCGCTAGGGTGGTGATCTTCATTCGATGTCTCCTGTACGGGGAAGGGATTCCCTTCGCACAGTGATGCAAGATGAAGATTGCGTCGCAAGTTCCTGATTTCGTGAAAGAAATATCCTTGAGTGCTGGCGACCGAGCGCAGTTTTTCGGGCGCCGGAGCAGGGCCCCGCGCCGCGCTCTGGCCGGGCGCATGCCGACCTGTACGGAGGCCCGTCGCGAAAGGTTTCAGTTTGGGCCGGGAAAGGCGCTCCCGCCGTCATGCCGACGGTGGCATGACGGTGGGATCCGGCCCCGACCTTCCATGCGCGGCGTCATGCCAGTTCGAGGGGGCCAGGACGCGCCAATCGGCGCGGATGCGACGTCCCGCCTCGATCCGCACCGTGAACCCCCGTCCATCGAAGAACTCCAGGAGCGGCATGGTCAGGTTGCGGCCGATGCCGGCCGTCTCGCGAAATCGCCCGACCGTCAGCAGGCCTTCGGGATGCTCCCGCGCCACCGCGTCCGCGATGCGCGCCAGTTCGGCGACCGCCTCCGGGAGCGCGTAGTAGCTTTTCGAGACACGCACGAGCCAGCCGAGGCGGCCGACCTTGTCGAGGAGGCGGCGGAGTTCGTCGGGCTGGCGGCCCAGGCGCTCGGCGAGGACGGTGAGGCGGGGCTGGTTCGAGCCCGCCTCCTCCAGCACGGCGCGAACGGTATCGTAGACGACGGCGTCGGCCGGACGCAGGCGCGCCACGTGACCGGGCAGGTGCAGGAGCGCGCCGCGTCGCAGGACCCGTTCCGTCCGGACGAGGCCGTCGAGGGCGGCCGGGAGGGCCGGACGTTCCCCGGCCTCCACCGTCGATGCGATCTCGTCGTGAGCGAGCCCGGGGTTGTCGGGCTGCGCCATGTGGGTCCGGGCGAGTTCGGACACCACGCGGGCGGCCAGCGCGGCGATCCGCGAACCCTGGAACGCGAGCCGCGGGCCATCCTCCGCGACGACCGCACCCTCCTCCGTGACGAGGGCGTCCAGCGTCGCCGCGGGCAAATTGCGCAGTCGGGCGAGGCGGGCGAGGTCGACCCCGGGTCCGGAGGTGGCGAGGAGGCCTCGGAGGGCGCGGCCGTCATCCATGGTATCGAGCGCCGCGACGACCGCCCGGCGTTCCGGCGTCCAGGAGCCCCGGCGCGGTCCGTCCACGTCGAGCACCCGACCGCCCCCGAGCGTACGCACGGCCGAGACGTCGCGCAGGACGAAGCGGTCCCCGGCCAGGGCGCCGATCTCGCGGTCGAGCGTGATCACTGCCCGGGCGGTCTCGCCCGGTTCGACTGACCCAGCCCCGGGGAGCAACAACCGTCCCGTCACCGCGGCCGCCCCGAGATGGAGATGCACCGGGGTACGGTGGCGCAGGGGCCGACCCTCGTGCGGCAGCACGCGCACGGAGACGTCGAGGCGGGTCGCCGGGCCGTGCAGGTTCGGCGCCAGGACCCATGTGCCCCGGCCCACGTCGTCGAGGGACAGCCGGGGACCGACCAGGTTCAGGGCGCAGCGCTCCCCGGCGCGCGCGGTCTCGGCCACCGCATCGTGTACGCGCACGCCGCGCACCCGGACCTCGCGCGCGCCGGGCGAGACGAGCAGCCGGTCGCCCACGCGGACCGTGCCGGCATGCACCGCGCCGGTCACGACCAAGCCGGCACCGGGCACGGTGAAGTGCCGGTCGACGGCGAGCCGGAAGCCACGGTCAGCACCGGTCGGGACGCGGGAACCAACCGTGGCCTCCAGTAGGCGGGCGAGGTCGTCGATGCCCGATCCCGTCAGCGCCGAGCAGGCGACGACCGGTGCCTCCGCGAGCCCGGTGTCGGCGAGGAGGGCGTGGATCTCCGCGGTCACCGCCGCGATGCGGTCCGGATCGGCACGGTCGGCCTTTGTCACCGCGACGACGC from Methylobacterium sp. NMS14P includes:
- a CDS encoding ATP-binding response regulator, coding for MSDNVLPFMRAEGADQKILVENARLRELLRQAGIQFDAAEAPVDTGFMAGGGEMGALMRSMDWSQTSFGPVSDWSQALRSAVSICLTTRFPVVLYYGPERALIYNDAWRPVVGDKHPWSFGRAGTEVWAEIWDIIGPMFDTVFETGEATWSDDQLLPLNRFGYVEECYFYYSYSPIRGEQGRVEGIFTAVAETTPRVLSDRRSRLLRDLAARSIEAKSTEEAYAAAAEVLAGDPHDVPFALLYTFDADGEGLTLTGQVGVPDAMTHLAPAGEADGDPWSLRKVAAAGTPLLLEGLDARMPGLPGGPWPEPVTQVRVMPVTAGTGGRTSGIAVIGISSRLRFDERYQVFCEQVASNLSAAVTNALAYQEERARAERLAEIDRAKTAFFSNVSHEFRTPLTLMLSPLEEILAKPPGGVLPDNRALATVAHRNGLRLLRLVNGLLDFSRVEAGRARAAYRLTDLPRFTAELAGNFRSLCEQAGLTLTVDCPPLDTLVPLDPEMWEKVALNLLSNAFKFTLAGGITVRMRRDGECAVLTVSDTGTGIPAEELPRLFDRFHRVEGAQGRTFEGTGIGLALVQEMVRLHRGSIHVESEPGQGSTFRVSLPLAQDGVGPALEGFTPSLTAARVEAFVAEAKRWIDGGAGAEDLILDTEPVSHGPSSTGRVLLADDNADMREHVSRLLMAQGYDVEAVPDGQAALTAVGDRRPDLLLTDVMMPRLDGFGLLAAVRADPAMSDLPVIMLSARAGDEAKAEGLDAGADDYLTKPFSARELIARVGANLQLARVRREAAEALRRVNEDLEREVAARTAERDRIWHVSLDMLGVADAAGVWLAVNPAWTQILGWQPHDIVGRTSEWLEHPEDREKTREEVRRLAEGATTLAFENRFRTRDDNYRTLSWTAVPADGRLYCVARDVTDKRAHAVSLAEAEEALRQSQKMEAVGQLTGGVAHDFNNLLTIIRSSVDFLRRPNLPEERRARYMDAVSDTVDRAAKLTGQLLAFARRQALKPETFDVGARLQAVAEMVDTVTGARIRVVVDVPEHPCFICADASQFETALVNMAINARDAMEGEGTLTLRLACDQAMPAIRGHSPSRNPFAAVSVSDTGSGIAPDTLARIFEPFFTTKEVGKGTGLGLSQVIGFAKQSGGDVDVDSAVGRGTTFTLYLPQVDPVDGPVPDDAGEVSWGEGRRVLVVEDNIEVGRFATQILEDLGYVTALAANAEEALDQLGGDGAGFDAVFSDVVMPGMGGVALAEELRRRLPELPVVLASGYSHVLAEKGAHGFELLHKPYSARQISRVLNKVMSKGVGTGPRIGVQSGPLRKLGAVRLS
- a CDS encoding molybdopterin-binding protein; the protein is MTRQPSRRSLLLGATAATGTAMLGGCDRLGEADWFRRTLKAGEDANLFVQRLLLTERTLAPEYAEADISPWFKPNGTEDPPDKAYKALARHKFADYRLEVGGLVENPLKLSLAELRKLPSRTQITRHDCVEGWSCIGKWTGVPLSEILDRARLKPQARYVVFRCADTMDLGADDGAEGDGTEDASSGGNANPAMTKQSGGGENKRDSGGQQAAEGSSTGDDAPVRYYESIDLVDAFHPQTVLAYELNGKFLPVANGAPLRLRLERNLGYKQAKYVMRVEVVESFADIGEGKGGYWEDQGYAWYAGI
- a CDS encoding cytochrome b/b6 domain-containing protein, translating into MPRTYLTRSAPDTGEVEHRRWMFRHPAVIRITHWVNALCLFVLLTSGLQIFNAHPALYWGKVSTFDTPLMAMSQTDDDLPKGVTTVLGRTFDTTGYLGSSTGADGEAADRGFPSWLTLPGDQDLTGGRSWHFFFAWAFVLNGALYLLYGLLSGQLRFRVVPQRDQVRHLGASVWEHLTLRFPQGDEAKRYNVIQKLTYAVVLFVLLPVQVLAGLAMSPAMDAAFPFLLTLFDGRQSARTVHFVVAALLVLFVLVHVALVVLSGFWNNMRGMLTGWFVIERKVEPATADRAGDRA
- the selB gene encoding selenocysteine-specific translation elongation factor, whose translation is MIVATAGHIDHGKTALVKALTGIDADRLPEEKARGITLDLGFAYAPRNGRLRVPLGFVDVPGHERLVRTMVAGATGVACALLVVAADDGVMPQTREHVAILDLLGVDRGVVAVTKADRADPDRIAAVTAEIHALLADTGLAEAPVVACSALTGSGIDDLARLLEATVGSRVPTGADRGFRLAVDRHFTVPGAGLVVTGAVHAGTVRVGDRLLVSPGAREVRVRGVRVHDAVAETARAGERCALNLVGPRLSLDDVGRGTWVLAPNLHGPATRLDVSVRVLPHEGRPLRHRTPVHLHLGAAAVTGRLLLPGAGSVEPGETARAVITLDREIGALAGDRFVLRDVSAVRTLGGGRVLDVDGPRRGSWTPERRAVVAALDTMDDGRALRGLLATSGPGVDLARLARLRNLPAATLDALVTEEGAVVAEDGPRLAFQGSRIAALAARVVSELARTHMAQPDNPGLAHDEIASTVEAGERPALPAALDGLVRTERVLRRGALLHLPGHVARLRPADAVVYDTVRAVLEEAGSNQPRLTVLAERLGRQPDELRRLLDKVGRLGWLVRVSKSYYALPEAVAELARIADAVAREHPEGLLTVGRFRETAGIGRNLTMPLLEFFDGRGFTVRIEAGRRIRADWRVLAPSNWHDAAHGRSGPDPTVMPPSA